The genomic segment AGGGGAGAGAGTGCCAACGTCAGGTTCAGTTAATTGGAATGGCAAGCCGCCTTCCATCACCTATTTTAGGCAGGAACAAGAAGACGAGGGGACAATCGATTGGGAACGGGCAGAAACCCATACGTACCGGCGGAAGTGGAAAGTACCGGAGCGTGCTGAATATAGTTCTGCAAGCGGCGGGGAGCGGATGAAGATGCGGCTGTCGTCTGCGCTCGCTGAGAAGAGCAGGCTGAACCTTTTGGATGAACCGACGAATCACTTGGACAGTGACAGTCTGGAAGAATTGATCCGGATCATCAATGAGGGTATTGGTACGTATCTGATCGTCTCCCATGATCGACATTTCATCGACAGGACGGCGGATTTCGTATTCGAAATTGAGCACGGCAAACTGACGGTCTACAAAGGAAACTATACGCAATACCGGAATCTGAAGGACGCGAATCGGGAAGTCCAGTTGAAGCATTATGGACAGCAACAGCGAAAGATTGAGCAAGTGGAAGAACAAATCGCCGAGTTGGAAAATTGGTCTGCGAAGGCACATGCGGAATCGACGAAAAAGGGCGGAAGAATGATGGGGGCAAAGGAATACTTCCGGATGAAGGCGAAAAAACGCGATGTCCAAATCCGTTCGAAGCATAAACGGCTAGAAGGGGAATTGGAAAAAGATCGTATTGAGAAGCCTAAAGACGAAATTGGCGTGTCTTTTGACGTCAAAGGTGGGAAGAAAAAAGGGAAGCGAGTCATGGAGTTAAAAGATGTCCGAAAGTTATTCAGCGGGCATGAACTTTTTGCAGACGTCTCGTTTACTGTACAAGCGGGTGAGCGGATTGGTCTTATCGGTCCAAATGGTGCAGGGAAATCGACGCTTTTCCGGATGATACTTGGAGAAGAAAATTATAAAGGAAATCTCTGGAAAACGAACGGAATGACGATTGGTTATTTGAGTCAGACAGCAACTGACTTTCCAAAAGACATGACGATGGCGAATTATTTTCATGTGGATACGTTCCGCGAACAGGGAGTAATCCGTACACATTTGACAAACCTTGGATTTTCAAAGCAACAGTGGGACCTGCCGTTGTCGGACCTCAGCGTTGGCGAGCGGGTGAAGGTTAAATTGATGCAGTTCATCGTCGAGGAAACGGATGTATTGCTGTTGGACGAACCGACGAATCATCTTGATTTACCTTCTAGAGAAGAGCTAGAAAAGACACTGGAGACGTTTCCAGGAACGTTGCTTTTCGCCTCACATGACCGTTATTTCACAGAGCGGATGGCAGACGGGCTGCTTCTATTCGAGCAAGGGACAGTGCGGAAAATACCGCTGACATATGCTGAATGGCAAGAGCGCAGTGCCATAGTGCAACCTGAAAAGACTGCTGATGAACGTTTGCGGCTTGAAACGGAGCTGCAGGCAGTGCTTGGGCAGTTGAGTATGATGAAACAAGGGGATAAAAGGTATGCTGACCTCGATAAGGTTTTTAATGAGTTAAGTAAAAGATTAAGGGCATTGAAGTGAATGGAGAACTATATATGTTGAACAAATGAATAGGGCGTATACCCTTTACAGGGGCTTTTGGGAGACCACTGAAAAGCCCTAATACTTGGAGTGAATTGGAGTTCCTGCTAATACCGCTTCGACGCTTTGTGGATGCCTCCCGCGATAAGCCAGAAAGAAGACCTCTTTCAGTCTTATCGCTCCGGCTACCACGAAGACGCGCCTTCGCTGGATGGTCTATGTAGAAAGTGCATTTCATTATCTGGGATGAAATCTGCAAGCTGGAGTGTGTCTTTCTTGAATATAATGAGTAGCAAAAAGTAATCACATTATATACATCTCAAATTCACATTTCACTCGATAATGAACACCCTAGCGCAGGCGCGGCAAAGGGGTCGCCGAAGCCGTAAGACTGGATGCGAAGCGCTAATCCAGGCTTACGGTGAGAGGCATCCCCAAAGCGCCAAGCGTTCTACAATCCATACCCCGAATTACAACTCTCTGATTATTGAGCACCACAGTAGATTCAGTGGTATTCTTTAATTCAACATATATTGACAATGTTTTTTCCGAAACAAATAGTCTAGTAGTGTGAAGATAGTGGAAACAAAGTGTTTTGTGGATAGAGACCACTGAAAGGGTTCTGTATTTGCTTTAAATGAAAATAGTCATTCAAAACAGCGTCTGCCAAAAAGGGACGCTGTTTTTCATTCCATAAAAAAGTTTCAGCATCTAATGGCGAATACACAAGTTTCTGTAGATAAAACTTTCCGCTAACAAGTAAGAAAAGGTGGTGTCCATTTGGTATAATTTGAGTATAAGTAAAAATGAGCGGGGTATGGAAGACCAGTCTTGTCAAAGGGGGAGTAAATTGTGGAACGGTTTCCGGATAACATCCAATTCTGTTATGAGTGGCGTTCATATCAGAGACGCATACTGAACGAACTGGAAAGTCATCTTGTGAATGGGCATCTTCATCTCGTGGCGCCACCGGGATCTGGAAAAACGGTCCTAGGTCTTGAAGTTATGCTTCGGCTTGATCGACCGACCTTGATTGTTGCGCCGACCGTGGCCATTCGGGCGCAGTGGATGGAGAGGTTCACCGAGCTATTCCTTGGAAATGAACTTCCTACCTGGATGTCGACTAATTTAAAGGAACCTGCATTTGTCACGGTGACGACCTATCAATCGTTACATAGTCTATTTAATAGACGAGAAGAAAAAATAACCGATGATGATGAAGGTCAGACTGACGATGAAACGGTAGAAGACAGTTTTACTGGAAGTGGTGACGATCTAATCCGTGAACTGGATCAGATTGGTTTTGGCACACTAATATTGGATGAAGCACACCATCTTCGCACATCTTGGTGGAGGACGATGATGGATGTGAAGGAGAGACTTGGTGAACCTGTTGTCGTTGCGCTGACTGCTACACCGCCTTTCGATGTAGGTGCTGCAGAGTGGCAGCGTTATGTCGCATTGTGCGGACCGATTGATCTGGAAATATCGGTACCCGAGCTTGTGAAAGCGTCGGAACTTTGTCCACACCAGGATTTTATTCACTATTCAATTCCCGAAGCGGATGAAATGATGCGAATTCTAGAGTTTCGTGACGAAGTGGATAAGTTCATCGAGCAACTGATCAAGGATAAAGAATTTGTGATGTATCTCGAAAAGCATCCATGGATAGCTGAACCAGAAGCACATGTAGAGCAGATTTTGTCCAGTCCAGGTGTTTTTTCCAGTATGCTTTTGTTCTTGAAAAATAACGGTTCACAAGCATACGTCCATGCCCTGCCTATCATCGGAATGAAAGATGAGCAAATGCCGGAGTTGTCGCTTCCTTGGCTTGAAGAGTTGCTTACGGGCTTGTTATTTCAGGTGGATGATAAAGATGTCATTTTAAAGGACATACGAAAACGTTTAACGCGTATCGGGGCGGTGGAACGTCGGAAAGTCGTACTTCTTTCAAATGCGTCCATAAAGAGGGGACTCATACATAGTGCATCAAAATTGAAGAGTATAGAAGAAATTGTGAAAGCGGAAAAAGCGCTTCTCGGTGAACAGCTCCGCATGGTTATTTTGACAGATTACATTCGAGCTGCGGATATGCCATTAAAAAAGGGGGATGAGCTTCCATTTGCTCGCCTTGGTGTCGTCCCCATATTTGAAGTGCTGCGTAGAAACCTCGGTCCGTACGTTAAACCGGGGATCCTAACTGGATCGATTGTCGTCCTGCCAGTGAGTGCATGGTCCATATTTGAGGAGGCAGCAAATAACCGTGGGTTGACAGTCGTTGCATCACCGCTTGACGTTGATGCGTCCTTTATCCGAATTGAGGTAGGCTCGGGTGATCGGCAACAGA from the Sporosarcina psychrophila genome contains:
- the abc-f gene encoding ribosomal protection-like ABC-F family protein, with the protein product MLIGTLNQVSVAHGETVIFDGVSADIPEGACIAIVGANGAGKTTLLSLLAGERVPTSGSVNWNGKPPSITYFRQEQEDEGTIDWERAETHTYRRKWKVPERAEYSSASGGERMKMRLSSALAEKSRLNLLDEPTNHLDSDSLEELIRIINEGIGTYLIVSHDRHFIDRTADFVFEIEHGKLTVYKGNYTQYRNLKDANREVQLKHYGQQQRKIEQVEEQIAELENWSAKAHAESTKKGGRMMGAKEYFRMKAKKRDVQIRSKHKRLEGELEKDRIEKPKDEIGVSFDVKGGKKKGKRVMELKDVRKLFSGHELFADVSFTVQAGERIGLIGPNGAGKSTLFRMILGEENYKGNLWKTNGMTIGYLSQTATDFPKDMTMANYFHVDTFREQGVIRTHLTNLGFSKQQWDLPLSDLSVGERVKVKLMQFIVEETDVLLLDEPTNHLDLPSREELEKTLETFPGTLLFASHDRYFTERMADGLLLFEQGTVRKIPLTYAEWQERSAIVQPEKTADERLRLETELQAVLGQLSMMKQGDKRYADLDKVFNELSKRLRALK
- a CDS encoding DEAD/DEAH box helicase family protein, with protein sequence MERFPDNIQFCYEWRSYQRRILNELESHLVNGHLHLVAPPGSGKTVLGLEVMLRLDRPTLIVAPTVAIRAQWMERFTELFLGNELPTWMSTNLKEPAFVTVTTYQSLHSLFNRREEKITDDDEGQTDDETVEDSFTGSGDDLIRELDQIGFGTLILDEAHHLRTSWWRTMMDVKERLGEPVVVALTATPPFDVGAAEWQRYVALCGPIDLEISVPELVKASELCPHQDFIHYSIPEADEMMRILEFRDEVDKFIEQLIKDKEFVMYLEKHPWIAEPEAHVEQILSSPGVFSSMLLFLKNNGSQAYVHALPIIGMKDEQMPELSLPWLEELLTGLLFQVDDKDVILKDIRKRLTRIGAVERRKVVLLSNASIKRGLIHSASKLKSIEEIVKAEKALLGEQLRMVILTDYIRAADMPLKKGDELPFARLGVVPIFEVLRRNLGPYVKPGILTGSIVVLPVSAWSIFEEAANNRGLTVVASPLDVDASFIRIEVGSGDRQQMVAIMTEVLKRGGVDVLTGTAALLGEGWDAPCINSLILASNVGSFMLSNQMRGRAIRTDRNDQAKTSSIWHLVCVDRSDAGGGADYDNLTRRFRSLIGIGAKRDIIETGIARLETGAPPGTVERVTMLNHEMVQRASKRDTFFVRWQRAIDGGREMTEEIVADKRSLPRPYYLDNTLRGLLWITGFIALEAVVDFSNLFRKLGAFSFGEGMAIATGLGLLFAAPSCYKTVKLYSKHPSIEASMKEIAETVYASMLHAGAVITPLHNKMIRVTRDGGGTYTCWLEEGTTHEKTIFMTALKEFLNPIENPRYILIRKAGKLWKRSDYHAIPQVIGQKKEYVNFFLEEWKRRVGKSDFIYTRTVEGRLKLLEARMKALSSSFVPTVERTSGWR